Within Desulfobacterales bacterium, the genomic segment GAAACTGGAAGCCAAGAGAGGGCATGCCGTATGATCGAGATGAAGAATGTGAGCAAATGGTTTGGGGACTTTCAGGTACTCGACAAGATCAACGAGACCATTGAGAGGGGCCAGGTGGTGGTTATCTGCGGGCCTTCCGGTTCAGGAAAGAGCACTGTCCTCAAATGCTTGAACGGGCTGGAGAAATTTCAGGAAGGCGACATAATCGTCGACGGGGTTTCTCTCAAGGACCCGGCAACCGATCTGATCAAGCTCCGCCAGAAGATGGGCATGGTCTTCCAGCGTTTCGAGCTTTACCCGCACTTGAAGATCATAGACAACATTACGATTGCTCCTATCAAAGTCAAGAAGATGCCGGCTAAGGATGCGGTCAAACGTGCGATGGAACTCCTGGAGAGGGTGGGGATTCCGGAACAGGCGGATAAATATCCGGGAAATCTCTCCGGTGGGCAGCAGCAGCGGGTTGCCATAGCCCGGGCGCTGGCCATGGATCCTGAGATCATGCTTTTCGACGAGCCCACCTCCGCGCTGGATCCGGAGATGATCAAGGAGGTTCTGGAGGTGATGATCGCTCTGGCCAAATCCGGAATGACCATGACGGTGGTCACCCATGAGATGGGGTTTGCCCGGGAGGTGGCAGATGAGATCATTTTTATGGACGAGGGCAGGATCATCGAACGGGGGACGGATAAGACGTTTTTCGAAAATCCCAAGACCGAACGGGCCAGGGATTTTTTGAACAAAATATTGTTCTAAAACCCTCTTTGTCTGTCGCTAAAACATCAAGCGAGCTTTTCCTCTGGTGCCGGCATTTTTTTCGGCGAGATATTCTCTGTCAGCGCTGTCCTTACTATTGCATCGTCAGACTCATCAATATGGGTGTTATATTACAAAAAATAAGGAAGACTTCAACAAAATTTTGTTGACATAAACAAAATTTATGATATTTTGCCGTCAAAATGGAGAAAAAATGACCCGATCCAAAAAAACAGCCGAACATGATGTCCGCGTTGACCAACCAGGTCCTCAACAGGAGAACCGAGCAGAACCGCCCATAACCCAACAAAACGACCTGCTGTTTCGCACCCTGAAGCAAATTGCCGACGCTCTCGTTTCAACCTTTCCGCGTGCCTTCGAGGTGGTCGTGCACGATCTGTCTCACCCCCAGAAATCCATTAAACACATCGCCGGTGATGTCACCCGGCGCAAATCCGGGGGACCGGTAACCGACCTGGTGGTCAAAGCTTTACACCAGGAAGGACGCGATATTCGCGACCGCCACAACTATAAAACCACCACCAGCGACGGTCGTGCCTTGAAATCCACGACCACCTTCATCCGCAACAGC encodes:
- a CDS encoding amino acid ABC transporter ATP-binding protein, producing the protein MIEMKNVSKWFGDFQVLDKINETIERGQVVVICGPSGSGKSTVLKCLNGLEKFQEGDIIVDGVSLKDPATDLIKLRQKMGMVFQRFELYPHLKIIDNITIAPIKVKKMPAKDAVKRAMELLERVGIPEQADKYPGNLSGGQQQRVAIARALAMDPEIMLFDEPTSALDPEMIKEVLEVMIALAKSGMTMTVVTHEMGFAREVADEIIFMDEGRIIERGTDKTFFENPKTERARDFLNKILF
- a CDS encoding helix-turn-helix transcriptional regulator; its protein translation is MTRSKKTAEHDVRVDQPGPQQENRAEPPITQQNDLLFRTLKQIADALVSTFPRAFEVVVHDLSHPQKSIKHIAGDVTRRKSGGPVTDLVVKALHQEGRDIRDRHNYKTTTSDGRALKSTTTFIRNSNGDVAFALCINFDMTDFLNAAHALEILTSAAGAFNGHEKAETFAMTITETFEALFSQAVAKIGKEPASMSMEEKIELVKELETLGVFHIKGGTDQAALLMGVSKYTIYNYLKKIHAEQGLNRF